In Pseudomonadales bacterium, the genomic window GCTCTACTACCATGTTAAAGCGGCCTAGGGCAGCGGTTAACTTCGACTCAGCACGATTTAATTGGCCGATATCCGCTGCGCTGGTTGCCTCAGCCTGATTGAGCCCTGTGGCAGCAGCATTACGAGCAGCAATAACAGCTTCAAGAGTTTCTCGCTCGTGCTGCATATAAGCTTTTGCAGTTTCAACCAAATTGGGGATAAGGTCATAACGTCGCTTAAGCTGAACATCAATTTGTGAAAATGCATTAGCAAACTGATTTTTCAATGCCACCAAGCGGTTAAACATATTTATCAACATTACTGCGAAGATAATCAGTAAAATGAGTAAAACCCAACCCGTCGTGCTCATAAATTTCTCCTTTTTTAATCATCCTAACAAACCGAAAAATCTCTGACTAGAGACTTATCGCGTTCTTAGCTAAAATGCTTTCTCTTTGTTTACTCTATCTAAGGTTCACTCATGCCGACTATCACCAATAAACCCATTACCGAAATCGCCATTGGCGATACAGCAAGCTTTAGCAAAACCTGTACCGAGCAAGATGTGCAATTATTCGCCATCGTCTCTGGCGATGCCAATCCCGTTCATCTTGATGCAGATTTCGCGGCAAATACACAGTTTGGTCAGCAGATAGCTCACGGCATGTACACTGGTTCATTGGTATCGGCAGCACTTGCCATGGAATTACCAGGGCCAGGCACCATATATCTTGGACAAGAAATTAAATTTAAAGCGCCGGTATTTATTGGCGATACGATTACCGTCGAATTAACCGTTGAAGCTATTCGCGAAGACAAAGCGATTGTGACCTTGGCCTGTGACTGTAAAAATCAATCAGGCAAAACGGTTGCCAAAGGCACCGCAACAGTCATTGCACCG contains:
- a CDS encoding LemA family protein, with translation MSTTGWVLLILLIIFAVMLINMFNRLVALKNQFANAFSQIDVQLKRRYDLIPNLVETAKAYMQHERETLEAVIAARNAAATGLNQAEATSAADIGQLNRAESKLTAALGRFNMVVEQYPDLKADTQMLQLTEELSSTENKVAFARQAYNDSVMSYNTYRQSFPQNFLASFFGHNQDAQLLEFEDKAEIKAAPKVSF
- a CDS encoding MaoC family dehydratase gives rise to the protein MPTITNKPITEIAIGDTASFSKTCTEQDVQLFAIVSGDANPVHLDADFAANTQFGQQIAHGMYTGSLVSAALAMELPGPGTIYLGQEIKFKAPVFIGDTITVELTVEAIREDKAIVTLACDCKNQSGKTVAKGTATVIAPNEKISLEAPSLPSVSLT